ATACAATCTTAAATAGTTTGACTGAAAAATATTCATCACTGATAATATTTGTTCTAACATGGTCTCAAAGCATAACTGTATGTAAATGAATTGGAAGCCTTACtcttagaaaataaaagtaTGCTAGCAAGATTTTAAAAACCAGAAGCATTTGTCTGAGCAAATCTAACTTAGTTTGGCCAAAATCAGCAAATGAAAGGTGGATTCAGAAGTGAATTTTGAGGTAGAGGTGGATAAATATATAGAGGAAgcaaatattctaaaaaaacatcaaaaaataatattttaaatcaattcattttttaaaaacatcaaaagtaatattctaaaaataattcattGGAGAtgctcttattattattattagctttATGGTTCccatataaaaatttaagattaaaattaaggagcattaatttcataataatatttccgttttctgtttattatttcctaaaagagaaaaaaataacatataacaaataaaaaaatatttatacaaaaatttaagTAAATCTAAAAAATGTTGGATCACagtgaaaaattttttactattaaaaaagcTTTGTAGATAAATTAAGTGAaagaatacaaaattaaaaaaaaattacatccaacttaaaattttaaatattaaattaatgaaTCTTTcgttttatatattattcatttttctttatttttttcatatcagactaatttttttatattactcACACATATTAATTACTTAACGAAAGAAATTTCTATTTAAACAGattatttaagtattttttttttgtcaacttaaattttttttaaaaaatgtatatatatcaCGTTACGAGTGTTACGTAGTCTCAGAGATTTCTGTGTACCAAGTAATATACTTTGTAATTCTAACCTGTTGAGACGTGGACAAACACCTGAAGCTTGGTACATTTTTTGGCGAAACTCAAGAGATGCTCAACTCCTAATGTATTTATACCCAATGCCACATCATATCTGTATATAGTaatcaaagattacaaaaaCACAACATACATTATATATATGATGATAAATAATCCTTATACATacaatcaaaaattaaataagggATGATGATTACTTAGACATGTAtataactctctctctctctctctctctctctctctctctctctctctctaaatctTGATGgcagtaaaaaattatataaataaaccaaagtatttttataaaacagAAGACATGCttcaattaatataatattataattatattcttTCTTAAAATTACATCATTATTTGGgttaagttaattaaaaaaaaactatatgcATACTATATATAAACAGTATAAGCATttgaaatattaatatttgCAAACTAGACATACAGTATGCTTGAAACAGAAATAATGTTATTTACTTATTTGTACACCACTTATTGGTGCACTTaagcatatatttttttttaaaaaataacaattaataaaaatttaattataaatttttatataaataaagatttaactacaaatttttaaacaataaagTAACATTTAGAAGAgagatagaaattaaaataagtctcagtattgtgtttggtgtaaagtgggagatagagattgaaataagattgaagttctaatttaatttgcacaaagaataaagttagaattaattaattaaaataaaggtattttaggtataaaatgttattaaaattttaatctttgttcCTAAAAACTTTTAATCTTCTGTGTCTTACCTTTTTGAAAATactgaaatactaaaattttaatttagagacagacactaaaattttagtatcagAGTCAACAAACATGATATTAAGTCTCATTTCCTCAGTTTCTATCtcaatacctcaaaacaaacgttACCTAAaggtttaatttaaaaattagtaaaattataaagaataacaaaataattaaatttttaattcaatgataaagaaaaaatatatgacatataatataatgaattttgtatttagtaaaaaattaaatttattattttattataaatcaattattcttattaaaccTCTATTGGATATTGGTTGGATTTCTAAATTTTCGAACagataatttaattagtttaataacCAATTTGGTTTTCAGAAATTCAATGATTTAGAATATATTGTATACCTTTCATCAAATTTAGTTGTTGCAGCTATATTAACTATAACATCTATTTGATTGAAAATCTGATCCCTTAGAATGGTGTCCTTCAAATCCAAGTTCTCTTGAGAAATATCCCCAGGCATCACACTCAACTTTTCTGATACAAAAGAATTGAAGTTTCCTCCAAGAGTTTCCTTCAGCAATCTGAACAAGTCCTTCCCTATAATCTACatatatttgaaattaaatactatacaagaattatatatattagccatacaaattttaaaaatcatagtaaaaatatatactaTAACTTGAGATAAGTAAAACATATGATGAATCCATGTCTTTTTTTTAGTTCATGTGTATGCGTAtagatatttttagaaattgatAAAATGTCAAAAACTTGATATATTGGATAATTGTTGGTCCTCTTAAGTATCTGTTTATTAAtgataaagataaaatatattctttatctctaaaacttttgaaaattatcaaaaaaatttctaatattgaatttaattatttcaatttatttttaatatttaaaataaattttgtttatttttgcaAATTGACCATGTTAATGTAGATGTTGACATGACAATTGTAAATTAATAAGTCAATGGCATCATTGTCACATgtactttaaaatttttcaaaaatttcaaagatAGATTTAAACAAAAACAACATATTTTATCCTAATTTTGTAGTTCACATATAacattattgatttatttacCTCGTGATGCAAGCGATGATTAGCAAATTCAATATCAGGAGCTCTCAGTAGAAGATAAAGTTTTTTCACATTTGGTTGCACTCTAAGaattttttccacaaaaactaccaaatcaaaaaatcaaatcaGGTAATTAAACACATgctaattaatcaaataaaattagtaagtagagtcatatatatatatatatatatatataagcaaGATACAATATACTTTTTGCAAGGAAGCCAGTAGCACCAGTGACTAAGATGGTCTTATCCTTAAGGAACTGTAGTATGCTTCCTAACTCCATCATATATTATCTAAGATAAATTGAGAGGCAGAAGAACAATTTTCAAATAACATTCAAAAAAATGAGGTATGAGATGAGATAAGAGAAAGGagatggactattatatatatataggaaaagtctagggacTAACAACTTTGTTAAATTCTaaccagcatgtaaccagcaaaaAAAAGTTAGTCATTAgataaaatctcacaccaatttcacaccattaaaattattttgatgactATTTGATGgttacaaatcacaaaagttgctgaTCCCTAACATTCCtcgtatatatatacatatacacacACAGTGCGCCAAAAAAACGCACGTGATATACCGAGATCCGACGTAAGCGGCGTTTGGCCGTTGCCAATAATAAAATGCATTGAAATCAGAAAATAAGGCAAGGAGGTCTAGTATGGTGTTCACGTCAATCTATAAACTCCACTCCGATCCTAGGAAGCCGCTGATAATaaagattacagaaatatgGTTAGAGATACAACCTTCATTTAATTTATGTgacctttttaataattttttagagacTTGATAGGTTAGTTAGACGCAAGAGACAAGGAAAGTGTGCCCTCTTTTAGTTAATACTTAATAGGTTAGGTATTTTGGGACAACATTATCTACAAAGCTTTTTAAAGTGATAAAATGAAAGGTTAATTATTACGGAAAAGTTCTGCATATAAGCCATTAGGGCTTGTATACTTTACAAGtttattaaacaataaatttaaaatacgcGCTCCTCCACGTACGTTGattacacgcgctatataaTATGCCGCGTATATCTAacttccaaatttaaaatatttgtttccttctttgttttcgttattttgagatttggttgttcttcttctcgcgcGTCTTTCCTCATTCTTCTCCATCgatctttttctcttcttttctcactggtatgttcttcgtttacgttctctttttctctctctgcaactcgagcttcgttttctcttttgatttgttgttttctgaaatcaaagttcGAACTCGTTTTGAAGATGATGGATCCTTCAAGCTCAGATTTTGTGCTGAATCCAGGCGatgtggattatgaatttgaatctaatgaagttcctgaggtttgatttacagTAATTTGTATAACATTGTGTAGTTTAAAAATTGTTGAACATTGTTTAATTACctggaatttatagcagacgctcgggtgtagatcaattcttctttgggtgtattttagctaTAAGTGTGGGTGTATATACACTTTACTggttttatgttatttttaattaagttgttgttgttcaggtgtattatatcagacatgattgggtgtgtttttagtttttgagatggtgtattctgcagcctgtGTATTGACAGTTTATGGCTTTAAAGGTCATTCTATAGTTGAGTTGTTTCGGTTCGGGTGTATCATAttagacatgattgggtgtatttgtatcatatctatgggtgtattcaCAGTTCTGACACGGTTTATTGTGCAGcctctctctgttgttgatgacgAGCTTGTTCCGAAGGTCGGAATGACCTTTACGACCCTTGAAGATGCCGGAAAATGTTACAGGAACTACGCCAAGGCTGCAGGTTTCTCTACAAGAGTTCGGTGCACAAATAGGAAgggaaacgagattaagaatcaactgattacatgtagcagaaagggaaaatggaaatctaaaatatctccaaCCGAGAAGACCAATCCGACAGCCGGTTTAAactgtcctgcaagaatttatatacacacattgaaggatgtcggtgcttggatcatttcaaaggttgtgctggatcattcacacccctgctgtccaagcaaagcagagatgctcaaacagcacagggaactaagcatgtccattcGTCGTACGATAGAGAATAACGACGAGGCCGGtatcagaccaagcaaaacctaccaatcatttgttgcggctgccgggggtcaccgcgagttaaattttatcgaaaagaacgtgaggaattacattaccAGGGAAGTGCGGAATGTTTCCGAANNNNNNNNNNNNNNNNNNNNNNNNNNNNNNNNNNNNNNNNNNNNNNNNNNNNNNNNNNNNNNNNNNNNNNNNNNNNNNNNNNNNNNNNNNNNNNNNNNNNNNNNNNNNNNNNNNNNNNNNNNNNNNNNNNNNNNNNNNNNNNNNNNNNNNNNNNNNNNNNNNNNNNNNNNNNNNNNNNNNNNNNNNNNNNNNNNNNNNNNNNNNNNNNNNNNNNNNNNNNNNNNNNNNNNNNNNNNNNNNNNNNNNNNNNNNNNNNNNNNNNNNNNNNNNNNNNNNNNNNNNNNNNNNNNNNNNNNNNNNNNNNNNNNNNNNNNNNNNNNNNNNNNNNNNNNNNNNNNNNNNNNNNNNNNNNNNNNNNNNNNNNNNNNNNNNNNNNNNNNNNNNNNNNNNNNNNNNNNNNNNNNNNNNNNNNNNNNNNNNNNNNNNNNNNNNNNNNNNNNNNNNNNNNNNNNNNNNNNNNNNNNNNNNNNNNNNNNNNNNNNNNNNNNNNNNNNNNNNNNNNNNNNNNNNNNNNNNNNNNNNNNNNNNNNNNNNNNNNNNNNNNNNNNNNNNNNNNNNNNNNNNNNNNNNNNNNNNNNNNNNNNNNNNNNNNNNNNNNNNNNNNNNNNNNNNNNNNNNNNNNNNNNNNNNNNNNNNNNNNNNNNNNNNNNNNNNNNNNNNNNNNNNNNNNNNNNNNNNNNNNNNNNNNNNNNNNNNNNNNNNNNNNNNNNNNNNNNNNNNNNNNNNNNNNNNNNNNNNNNNNNNNNNNNNNNNNNNNNNNNNNNNNNNNNNNNNNNNNNNNNNNNNNNNNNNNNNNNNNNNNNNNNNNNNNNNNNNNNNNNNNNNNNNNNNNNNNNNNNNNNNNNNNNNNNNNNNNNNNNNNNNNNNNNNNNNNNNNNNNNNNNNNNNNNNNNNNNNNNNNNNNNNNNNNNNNNNNNNNNNNNNNNNNNNNNNNNNNNNNNNNNNNNNNNNNNNNNNNNNNNNNNNNNNNNNNNNNNNNNNNNNNNNNNNNNNNNNNNNNNNNNNNNNNNNNNNNNNNNNNNNNNNNNNNNNNNNNNNNNNNNNNNNNNNNNNNNNNNNNNNNNNNNNNNNNNNNNNNNNNNNNNNNNNNNNNNNNNNNNNNNNNNNNNNNNNNNNNNNNNNNNNNNNNNNNNNNNNNNNNNNNNNNNNNNNNNNNNNNNNNNNNNNNNNNNNNNNNNNNNNNNNNNNNNNNNNNNNNNNNNNNNNNNNNNNNNNNNNNNNNNNNNNNNNNNNNNNNNNNNNNNNNNNNNNNNNNNNNNNNNNNNNNNNNNNNNNNNNNNNNNNNNNNNNNNNNNNNNNNNNNNNNNNNNNNNNNNNNNNNNNNNNNNNNNNNNNNNNNNNNNNNNNNNNNNNNNNNNNNNNNNNNNNNNNNNNNNNNNNNNNNNNNNNNNNNNNNNNNNNNNNNNNNNNNNNNNNNNNNNNNNNNNNNNNNNNNNNNNNNNNNNNNNNNNNNNNNNNNNNNNNNNNNNNNNNNNNNNNNNNNNNNNNNNNNNNNNNNNNNNNNNNNNNNNNNNNNNNNNNNNNNNNNNNNNNNNNNNNNNNNNNNNNNNNNNNNNNNNNNNNNNNNNNNNNNNNNNNNNNNNNNNNNNNNNNNNNNNNNNNNNNNNNNNNNNNNNNNNNNNNNNNNNNNNNNNNNNNNNNNNNNNNNNNNNNNNNNNNNNNNNNNNNNNNNNNNNNNNNNNNNNNNNNNNNNNNNNNNNNNNNNNNNNNNNNNNNNNNNNNNNNNNNNNNNNNNNNNNNNNNNNNNNNNNNNNNNNNNNNNNNNNNNNNNNNNNNNNNNNNNNNNNNNNNNNNNNNNNNNNNNNNNNNNNNNNNNNNNNNNNNNNNNNNNNNNNNNNNNNNNNNNNNNNNNNNNNNNNNNNNNNNNNNNNNNNNNNNNNNNNNNNNNNNNNNNNNNNNNNNNNNNNNNNNNNNNNNNNNNNNNNNNNNNNNNNNNNNNNNNNNNNNNNNNNNNNNNNNNNNNNNNNNNNNNNNNNNNNNNNNNNNNNNNNNNNNNNNNNNNNNNNNNNNNNNNNNNNNNNNNNNNNNNNNNNNNNNNNNNNNNNNNNNNNNNNNNNNNNNNNNNNNNNNNNNNNNNNNNNNNNNNNNNNNNNNNNNNNNNNNNNNNNNNNNNNNNNNNNNNNNNNNNNNNNNNNNNNNNNNNNNNNNNNNNNNNNNNNNNNNNNNNNNNNNNNNNNNNNNNNNNNNNNNNNNNNNNNNNNNNNNNNNNNNNNNNNNNNNNNNNNNNNNNNNNNNNCACTACTCTCTCTAATTGCCCGGTCTCTCTGTTTATTCATCTCACTGAATAGTATCCGGGAAGCATACTCCACTCTATAGTGGTCCACCTCCTCCTACAATTAAAAAGTATGTTATTTTTAAACAGAAATATTAATTCAGTAAAGTAATACAGAGTTATATAGTTCTAAAGACATTTACCTGTGTCCAGTTATCCCATTCATACTTCCCCTTTTTAATGTTTTCCGGCTCAATTAACTCAAGCCACTTCATTACGTAGATAGCGCAGTCATAGCTGAAaacgaagaaaataaatttcaaatctcATTTAGGAAAGTTTAAGGTTCAGAGTCAGAAATCTATACCTTGTTTTTTGGCCTAAAATTTTAACATATGGTGCTTtaatttccttctccttctcgccTTTCTCGAGAGGTTTTCCGCCGGCATATGTTATCAATCTCGAAAATACATATCccttaaataccaaaacaaGTCAGTAATACACCCGAATCAATTGACAAGACACACCCAACTTAATATGGAATATACACCCaactcaaatttcaaaatagACCTATGTATTAAAGTAAAGAAGACAGAGGCAACTTACAGTGAATTTATTAATGTCCTTTCTCTCATCGCTTGGAGCTTTTTTGTGTAGCGGGTCAAGTATTTGACATTTCCGCGTTCTTGTATTTATCAGCCATAACCACCAATGTCCCGAGTGGCAAACaggagcaaaaatctgaaggaTTGCCACATTTCAACAGTCtgttattttatttggcatATAAGTAAATAAGCGTACTAACAAATTTACGAAACAAAAACTTACATATGGAAgcgaacttaatttttttctatctatGAAGTGAATGAAACTCGGGTAGGCTTCCACCCTGAattctttgtttgtttttggGGATATGAATTCCCCCCTTGGGTGATCCGAAAGTGCCATGCTTTGCAAGAATTGCAATACAAGaaatgaaaacatgaaaatacaCAACTTACACCCAATATAAgctaaaaaatacacccaaatcaatgcataaaatacacccaaagttcgtagaagtaacacttaccacaatatcgggggggagacagtatatttgtgcctgaaacctcttttcatttttctggtTTAGGATGAGGCAGATGGCAAATACAATCtagaaatcaattttaaattaataaacattgcagttgactttggtgtaaaaacattaatgttagTCTAAAATTACCTGAGATTCTATATCACTTTTTGCCTGGAGGGATGCAAGGTGCGTTCTCATCAAAATGTATTCTCCTTGGCCAATCAGAGTGCATATCTCCTCATACTCGTCAGTATCGCCATTTGCGTCTTCCTTCAGTCTCGTCCCCCAGATGTAGCACTTTTGTTTCATATCATCCGGAATTTGATTTATTCCCCCAGGAGTTTCAAACTTTGCAGAACTTTCTCTCCCAGTGTCCCTCTGAATTTGTGGACTTTGTCTTTTCCCTTTGACGCACTGCTTGCTAATTTTTGGACCAAACTGTCCAATTGTTCTAGCATAGTTGCAGTTTCTGGAGATTTTTCCCTTTCTGTCTCCTGCGTTGACGCCCCCTCCTGGCTTGAATCTGTCAATCCNNNNNNNNNNNNNNNNNNNNNNNNNNNNNNNNNNNNNNNNNNNNNNNNNNNNNNNNNNNNNNNNNNNNNNNNNNNNNNNNNNNNNNNNNNNNNNNNNNNNNNNNNNNNNNNNNNNNNNNNNNNNNNNNNNNNNNNNNNNNNNNNNNNNNNNNNNNNNNNNNNNNNNNNNNNNNNNNNNNNNNNNNNNNNNNNNNNNNNNNNNNNNNNNNNNNNNNNNNNNNNNNNNNNNNNNNNNNNNNNNNNNNNNNNNNNNNNNNNNNNNNNNNNNNNNNNNNNNNNNNNNNNNNNNNNNNNNNNNNNNNNNNNNNNNNNNNNNNNNNNNNNNNNNNNNNNNNNNNNNNNNNNNNNNNNNNNNNNNNNNNNNNNNNNNNNNNNNNNNNNNNNNNNNNNNNNNNNNNNNNNNNNNNNNNNNNNNNNNNNNNNNNNNNNNNNNNNNNNNNNNNNNNNNNNNNNNNNNNNNNNNNNNNNNNNNNNNNNNNNNNNNNNNNNNNNNNNNNNNNNNNNNNNNNNNNNNNNNNNNNNNNNNNNNNNNNNNNNNNNNNNNNNNNNNNNNNNNNNNNNNNNNNNNNNNNNNNNNNNNNNNNNNNNNNNNNNNNNNNNNNNNNNNNNNNNNNNNNNNNNNNNNNNNNNNNNNNNNNNNNNNNNNNNNNNNNNNNNNNNNNNNNNNNNNNNNNNNNNNNNNNNNNNNNNNNNNNNNNNNNNNNNNNNNNNNNNNNNNNNNNNNNNNNNNNNNNNNNNNNNNNNNNNNNNNNNNNNNNNNNNNNNNNNNNNNNNNNNNNNNNNNNNNNNNNNNNNNNNNNNNNNNNNNNNNNNNNNNNNNNNNNNNNNNNNNNNNNNNNNNNNNNNNNNNNNNNNNNNNNNNNNNNNNNNNNNNNNNNNNNNNNNNNNNNNNNNNNNNNNNNNNNNNNNNNNNNNNNNNNNNNNNNNNNNNNNNNNNNNNNNNNNNNNNNNNNNNNNNNNNNNNNNNNNNNNNNNNNNNNNNNNNNNNNNNNNNNNNNNNNNNNNNNNNNNNNNNNNNNNNNNNNNNNNNNNNNNNNNNNNNNNNNNNNNNNNNNNNNNNNNNNNNNNNNNNNNNNNNNNNNNNNNNNNNNNNNNNNNNNNNNNNNNNNNNNNNNNNNNNNNNNNNNNNNNNNNNNNNNNNNNNNNNNNNNNNNNNNNNNNNNNNNNNNNNNNNNNNNNNNNNNNNNNNNNNNNNNNNNNNNNNNNNNNNNNNNNNNNNNNNNNNNNNNNNNNNNNNNNNNNNNNNNNNNNNNNNNNNNNNNNNNNNNNNNNNNNNNNNNNNNNNNNNNNNNNNNNNNNNNNNNNNNNNNNNNNNNNNNNNNNNNNNNNNNNNNNNNNNNNNNNNNNNNNNNNNNNNNNNNNNNNNNNNNNNNNNNNNNNNNNNNNNNNNNNNNNNNNNNNNNNNNNNNNNNNNNNNNNNNNNNNNNNNNNNNNNNNNNNNNNNNNNNNNNNNNNNNNNNNNNNNNNNNNNNNNNNNNNNNNNNNNNNNNNNNNNNNNNNNNNNNNNNNNNNNNNNNNNNNNNNNNNNNNNNNNNNNNNNNNNNNNNNNNNNNNNNNNNNNNNNNNNNNNNNNNNNNNNNNNNNNNNNNNNNNNNNNNNNNNNNNNNNNNNNNNNNNNNNNNNNNNNNNNNNNNNNNNNNNNNNNNNNNNNNNNNNNNNNNNNNNNNNNNNNNNNNNNNNNNNNNNNNNNNNNNNNNNNNNNNNNNNNNNNNNNNNNNNNNNNNNNNNNNNNNNNNNNNNNNNNNNNNNNNNNNNNNNNNNNNNNNNNNNNNNNNNNNNNNNNNNNNNNNNNNNNNNNNNNNNNNNNNNNNNNNNNNNNNNNNNNNNNNNNNNNNNNNNNNNNNNNNNNNNNNNNNNNNNNNNNNNNNNNNNNNNNNNNNNNNNNNNNNNNNNNNNNNNNNNNNNNNNNNNNNNNNNNNNNNNNNNNNNNNNNNNNNNNNNNNNNNNNNNNNNNNNNNNNNNNNNNNNNNNNNNNNNNNNNNNNNNNNNNNNNNNNNNNNNNNNNNNNNNNNNNNNNNNNNNNNNNNNNNNNNNNNNNNNNNNNNNNNNNNNNNNNNNNNNNNNNNNNNNNNNNNNNNNNNNNNNNNNNNNNNNNNNNNNNNNNNNNNNNNNNNNNNNNNNNNNNNNNNNNNNNNNNNNNNNNNNNNNNNNNNNNNNNNNNNNNNNNNNNNNNNNNNNNNNNNNNNNNNNNNNNNNNNNNNNNNNNNNNNNNNNNNNNNNNNNNNNNNNNNNNNNNNNNNNNNNNNNNNNNNNNNNNNNNNNNNNNNNNNNNNNNNNNNNNNNNNNNNNNNNNNNNNNNNNNNNNNNNNNNNNNNNNNNNNNNNNNNNNNNNNNNNNNNNNNNNNNNNNNNNNNNNNNNNNNNNNNNNNNNNNNNNNNNNNNNNNNNNNNNNNNNNNNNNNNNNNNNNNNNNNNNNNNNNNNNNNNNNNNNNNNNNNNNNNNNNNNNNNNNNNNNNNNNNNNNNNNNNNNNNNNNNNNNNNNNNNNNNNNNNNNNNNNNNNNNNNNNNNNNNNNNNNNNNNNNNNNNNNNNNNNNNNNNNNNNNNNNNNNNNNNNNNNNNNNNNNNNNNNNNNNAGTGGTGGGATGTGCATCAACCCACCGAATCCAAGATCCCTCACAATTGCCTTCTTCTCCTCAGTCATGTTTCTGAACTTATCATTCAGGAGATGTGTGGCACATTTCATGTCTTTGGTTTGGTTTCTTGCTGCCATTTTCTCTGaaactaaaaatacacccaaagatatcagtaatatacacccatatatatatgactcagatacacccattaataacaataagatacacccattgataacagtaagatacacccatatatatgagtcagatacacccattaataacaataagatacacccattgataacagtaagatacacccatatatatgagtcagatacacccaaagatatcagcaagatacacccattgataacagtgAGATACATCCATAGATATTATTCAGATACACCCAAAGATGTCAaacaagatacacccattgattacagtgagatacacccatagatattattCAGATACATCCATATAGATATCAGACAGATATCACTCAACCATGCTTCAATATAAAGCCACATTACAAGGTTAAGCAGTTTACACCCCCGAATCTACGGAATAAACTcccaaaaatcaaaaaaaatagcAGGAGAACTTAGAATAACAATGTAGAACGACGTAGAACTTAGAAGAACGACGTATAACTTAGAACAGTgtaacaaagaagcaagagtaatagtaaaccctagaagaacgacgtagaagaaaagtaaaatatacagtATTTTAATGGACTTACGTTTAGTATTCttggtttgttttttcttcagattcttcacAGAGAAGTTGATGGTGTTTTGATGCAGTTTTCGAACTACGATTTCTATATTTTGAACTTTGATTTTCGCTCGAAAATGGGAGGGTTTCGTTGTTTTGAAAGCGCCTTGAGaaatggaagaagtggaagaagtggaagagtctgcCATACGTAACCGTTCGAATGTTGAGCGCGTGATTTTGACGCGCCATCTTATCTCTCTTCATGCGCGTGATTTCTGTTTGGGCTGGGCCAACTTGTATGCTTGTAGGCTTGTTTGTGTAGCAGGCCCGATTTAAATAACATGTCTCTAATATagaaagtattttaaattttaagatcttatctatagtagtagttggtatttttatacgttttgatttttgatttattgaagaatcgtatggagcttttaaaactatatatgttaattcttgaatgaatggatgatatagctttaaaaagttatttcctatgataaaatccattccagaatctaacatatatattgatggaacaatgaacctataattttgaataaaaatttcaaccatctctgctttttggtcaattttatgtattgatttgtcagctattctaactcttaaaggtttctttaattttttccaatcaagttttatatttgaactagcaaagcattgtgttgctccagaatctatgaaagcatttataaacttttctgttatttttatagtaataaatgtgaCATTATTACTCAAtctctgagtctgtttctgagacatattcaaaaatatagtctaagttNNNNNNNNNNNNNNNNNNNNNNNNNNNNNNNNNNNNNNNNNNNNNNNNNNNNNNNNNNNNNNNNNNNNNNNNNNNNNNNNNNNNNNNNNNNNNNNNNNNNNNNNNNNNNNNNNNNNNNNNNNNNNNNNNNNNNNNNNNNNNNNNNNNNNNNNNNNNNNNNNNNNNNNNNNNNNNNNNNNNNNNNNNNNNNNNNNNNNNNNNNNNNNNNNNNNNNNNNNNNNNNNNNNNNNNNNNNNNNNNNNNNNNNNNNNNNNNNNNNNNNNNNNNNNNNNNNNNNNNNNNNNNNNNNNNNNNNNNNNNNNNNNNNNNNNNNNNNNNNNNNNNNNNNNNNNNNNNNNNNNNNNNNNNNNNNNNNNNNNNNN
The genomic region above belongs to Arachis duranensis cultivar V14167 chromosome 3, aradu.V14167.gnm2.J7QH, whole genome shotgun sequence and contains:
- the LOC107477669 gene encoding alcohol-forming fatty acyl-CoA reductase-like yields the protein MMELGSILQFLKDKTILVTGATGFLAKIFVEKILRVQPNVKKLYLLLRAPDIEFANHRLHHEIIGKDLFRLLKETLGGNFNSFVSEKLSVMPGDISQENLDLKDTILRDQIFNQIDVIVNIAATTKFDERYDVALGINTLGVEHLLSFAKKCTKLQVFVHVSTDSPKEANTSIVSLIDNTFSNRIWFLRFHGSCGTISSDTMKGIRNLGNKAKIATKVDSAGALRQRWQGCSTATTALEVAVAMFAKAATAEEVEGEER